The DNA window ATCCAAGCTCACAAACATTTGCACAGATCCATGGCTCTTGTCCTTGTCCGCTAGCTGGACATGTGTTTCCAATGGTTTTCCCAGCTTTTCCtcttcgtttttgtttggggCCAGCACAGCTTGGGCCATTTAAAAACGCACAAAACTTGGCGCAAGGcgaaaaacaaactttttcccGACCAGAGAAAACTCAGTTGGGGGGCAAGATTTCCCTTTAGTGGCTgccgttgcagttgcagcgtttatttgatttttacaCACCGATTTTGAGCTATTCTTTAATTAGATTTTTCGTGTTGGCTTTTTTTCTACTCTCTCTACTCTCTACTGTCGGCTTCTGCTGGTTTTTCGCACTTATTTTTCTCggatttttgcttttattttttttcatttttgtttgtcagtTGTGAATTTGTAAGATTTGATTTTGAAAGTGGCCAGATAAAAAAGCACCCGAACGGGGTAAAACGAATTGAAAATAGCCAAATGGCTAAAAAGATTAGAAGCTGCATGGGGCGAATGAGTTGGGGAAATACTATAGAAGCAATTCCACTTTGCAGATGGAGTGTGACAGATAAGTTGCCGACATTGATGGTAAAGGGTTAAGGGGCATGGCAACCCGTAGTTTTCGATAAGTTTTCTGataaattttgttaaatttgcTGGTGTAACTTTTTCAATTTCGAATGAAAACATCATATGCGCTCTATTTACAATTAATCACATGTTTATTTCGTGTAAAGTAAATGTGTTTTATAATCTCGAATTAAATAATTGGATTAAACATGTTAGATTAACGTACGTTTCAGAGGATTAAGTGAAACGTTCtctataaatacaaaaaataccaaCACCAAATCTGGGAATGAGTTTCAATTGTTAAATAGACCTACTGCTCCGATGTTGAAATACACAGTGCTCGTTTTACTTATAGGGATACCCAAGTTATTGGTATTTATACTAGTGATATGCATTTCTTAGTCAGATAGACTACTAAATTAGATTCCTAAATTAGTTGCAAGCACAAGTGCCGTATGAGGCGATCTTTGTGTCAGTGACCAGTGCAGAGAACTCCAAACCATTTGACCTTTCAAATCTTCGACTGATTGGTCGCGAGCGTATTTTGAATGGGACTTTTGAAATACTCGAGGATTTGGACGAAGAACATTTTCAGATATCTGTGGAAATTTACGCGAATGCTGCTCGCGACGGCAATTTTAAGCTAATTCCCATGAGCATTCCACGTCAAGGATTGTGTACattctttaaaaaatatgGTTTCTATTTGAGGGACTGCATAAAAAATGGCATAAACACCGATTTATATGTAAACACAACTTCTTGCTTGTTTCCCAAAGGAAAGTACTATTTAAAGAACGTCACTATAAACGTGCAAAATTGGCCAATAATAATGCAGCGCGGCCTTTGTCGACACGTTGGAACTCTCTATAAAGATGATGTACTGGTTGGCTCATATAATATTACCTCCTCCATCGAAGACCGTGCTCCAAAATATTATTAACATTTAGTACCGATAAAAGTTCATGTTGTACTAGCGGAATTATACACATTTTtgtctaattaaaaaatttacatttttcaaaaatatcaatCCATATGCTATAGAGTAATTGGtctaaaataaacataatttttaCTAATGCCAATTTGTATATTACATTTGTAATATAATTTAGTCTCCTATCAGCTATAAAACTCCTCAAAAGAGCGTAAAATTCGCCTAAGGTCCACACTCAATCATTTTGTACTCATTGCAACGTATGAAAATATtcgtaatatttaaatagccATACCCGATTTTCGAAGCACAAGCATAAATCTCGGAGAGAAAAGCATCCTCGATTTGAGCATCTGCGCTGGCAAATTTAAAGCCATTACACTAATAAATAATCTGCCACACATTTAGCACATTGCCATCGATTTAATACAGCTTCAGCTTCATCTGCAGGAGCCATGGAGCTCCTCCATAGCTTTTCGCCAAAGACACGCCCACAGACAAATCCGAATCCAAATCGCATAACCCCCACCTCACCCATGCTCCATATACAGACATACATGAATGCCAAGGGATGAGCGGGGTTGCCAGGACTAAAGGAGGTTTATTCCGATTCCGAGTGCTAAAGGGAGCCAGGAAAAAATTCATATGTCTTCTGCTGTGGCTGCTTTCAATTGCtttcggttcggttttttttctttttttttgatttggtGGTGGAAGGGGTGGACTAAGCGAGCGGGGCAGCGTTTGGCCATCATCATCGATGGCTGCTTTCAATATCTAAtaatattgcgcatacgccacgttgccAGATTCCTGCTCGCAGATTTCACAGTCGAAGCTGCtgaagctgttgctgcttcacTTTCGTCGAGTGCGTGTTGGCGCAATAATCAACAGTTATATTATGAATGCACAAACACTGGGAGAACAGTGGTAGTggtaattttcataattttctttttcaaatataagaaatcaATTCAACTGAATAG is part of the Drosophila sechellia strain sech25 chromosome 3R, ASM438219v1, whole genome shotgun sequence genome and encodes:
- the LOC6606884 gene encoding uncharacterized protein LOC6606884; the encoded protein is MLKYTVLVLLIGIPKLLLQAQVPYEAIFVSVTSAENSKPFDLSNLRLIGRERILNGTFEILEDLDEEHFQISVEIYANAARDGNFKLIPMSIPRQGLCTFFKKYGFYLRDCIKNGINTDLYVNTTSCLFPKGKYYLKNVTINVQNWPIIMQRGLCRHVGTLYKDDVLVGSYNITSSIEDRAPKYY